The Marinoscillum sp. 108 genome has a segment encoding these proteins:
- a CDS encoding lipocalin-like domain-containing protein, whose translation MKKWFNLGALLLMVSGSLVFTSCKDDDDDNEPESPLVGVWAYESVDISITINEVDFIDYIIEAFDLTQAEAEAFEEEFIEEMNEFDGMKWTFTKDSKFTVTSSEGNESGTWSLSADNKKLSLTSGTETDVITVKSLTSSKMELFYAEEYEEDMDEDGEDDVFAISMTLKLKK comes from the coding sequence ATGAAAAAATGGTTTAACCTGGGAGCACTTCTGCTGATGGTCAGTGGATCGCTCGTGTTTACGTCCTGTAAGGATGATGATGATGACAATGAACCTGAATCTCCGCTGGTAGGAGTGTGGGCTTATGAGTCTGTAGACATTTCAATCACCATTAACGAGGTGGACTTTATCGATTACATTATTGAAGCTTTCGACCTTACTCAAGCCGAAGCTGAAGCATTCGAAGAGGAGTTCATCGAAGAAATGAATGAATTTGATGGAATGAAGTGGACTTTTACCAAAGATTCCAAGTTTACCGTGACCTCTTCAGAAGGTAACGAAAGCGGAACCTGGAGCCTTAGCGCTGACAACAAAAAGTTGTCTTTGACTAGTGGAACAGAAACCGACGTGATCACTGTGAAGTCTCTAACATCCAGCAAAATGGAGCTTTTCTATGCTGAAGAGTACGAAGAGGACATGGACGAGGATGGCGAGGATGACGTATTCGCTATCTCTATGACCCTTAAACTGAAGAAATAA